The Athalia rosae chromosome 7, iyAthRosa1.1, whole genome shotgun sequence genome window below encodes:
- the LOC105691076 gene encoding COP9 signalosome complex subunit 2 isoform X1: protein MSDGEDDFMCEDEEDYGLEYSEDSNSEPDVDLENQYYNSKALKEDDPKAALQSFQKVLDLEGGDKGEWGFKALKQMIKINFKLSNYKEMMTRYKQLLTYIKSAVTRNHSEKSINSILDYISTSKNMELLQDFYETTLDALKDAKNDRLWFKTNTKLGKLYFDRSDFNKLAKILKQLHQSCQVGITDEGEDDLKKGTQLLEIYALEIQMYTAQKNNKKLKTLYEQSLHIKSAIPHPLIMGVIRECGGKMHLREGEFERAHTDFFEAFKNYDESGSPRRTTCLKYLVLANMLMKSGINPFDSQEAKPYKNDPEILAMTNLVVSYQNNDINQFESILKQNRNNIMDDPFIREHIEDLLRNIRTQVLIKLIKPYTRIHIPFISKELNIDASEVESLLVSCILDSTVRGRIDQVNQVLELDKKSLCAARYNALDKWTNQLQSLHVAVVNKMS, encoded by the exons ATGTCGGATGGCGAAGACGACTTTATGtgcgaggacgaggaggactACGGTCTG GAGTACTCGGAAGATTCGAACTCTGAACCCGATGTAGACCTAGAGAATCAATATTACAACAGTAAAGCATTGAAGGAAGATGATCCGAAGGCTGCATTGCAAAGTTTTCAGAAAGTTTTGGACCTGGAAGGTGGAGATAAAGGGGAATGGGGCTTTAAGGCTCTGAAACaaatgattaaaataaattttaaactg TCCAACTACAAAGAGATGATGACCCGTTACAAGCAGCTTTTAACTTACATTAAAAGTGCCGTGACCAGAAATCACTCtgaaaaatctataaattCAATATTGGATTATATTAGCACTTCGAAAAAC ATGGAATTGTTGCAAGACTTTTATGAGACTACACTAGATGCTTTGAAAGATGCAAAGAACGATCGTCTCTGGTTCAAGACAAACACAAAGCTTGGAAAGCTCTACTTCGACCGTTCGGATTTTAACAAATTAGCAAAAATACTGAAACAGCTTCATCAGAGTTGTCAGGTAGGTATT ACAGACGAGGGAGAGGATGACCTGAAAAAAGGAACCCAGTTGTTAGAAATCTACGCCTTGGAAATCCAAATGTACACTGCtcagaaaaacaacaaaaaacttaAAACTCTTTACGAACAAAGTCTGCATATTAAAAGCGCCATCCCCCATCCCCTTATAATGGGCGTCATCAGAG AGTGCGGAGGTAAGATGCACTTGAGGGAGGGCGAGTTTGAGCGAGCTCACACAGACTTTTTTGAAGCTTTTAAGAACTACGATGAGTCAGGATCCCCAAGACGGACCACGTGCTTAAAGTATTTGGTCCTTGCAAACAT GCTTATGAAGTCTGGGATTAATCCTTTCGACTCGCAGGAAGCTAAGCCGTACAAAAATGATCCGGAGATACTTGCTATGACTAATCTCGTTGTCAGCTATCAAAATAATGACATCAATCAGTTTGAATCAATCCTCAAACAGAACCGAAATAATATTATGGATGATCCATTCATCAGAGAACACATAGAAGACCTGCTTCGAAATATCAGGACACAG GTTCTCATCAAACTGATAAAGCCGTACACGAGGATTCACATACCCTTCATTAGCAAAGAATTAAACATCGACGCTTCTGAAGTAGAGAGTCTCTTGGTCTCCTGTATTCTGGATAGCACCGTACGCGGCCGTATAGATCAG GTGAATCAGGTTCTCGAATTGGACAAAAAGTCGCTTTGCGCCGCTCGTTACAACGCACTTGATAAATGGACGAACCAGTTACAGTCCCTGCACGTAGCGGTAGTGAACAAAATGTCGTAG
- the LOC105691076 gene encoding COP9 signalosome complex subunit 2 isoform X2 → MSDGEDDFMCEDEEDYGLEYSEDSNSEPDVDLENQYYNSKALKEDDPKAALQSFQKVLDLEGGDKGEWGFKALKQMIKINFKLSNYKEMMTRYKQLLTYIKSAVTRNHSEKSINSILDYISTSKNMELLQDFYETTLDALKDAKNDRLWFKTNTKLGKLYFDRSDFNKLAKILKQLHQSCQTDEGEDDLKKGTQLLEIYALEIQMYTAQKNNKKLKTLYEQSLHIKSAIPHPLIMGVIRECGGKMHLREGEFERAHTDFFEAFKNYDESGSPRRTTCLKYLVLANMLMKSGINPFDSQEAKPYKNDPEILAMTNLVVSYQNNDINQFESILKQNRNNIMDDPFIREHIEDLLRNIRTQVLIKLIKPYTRIHIPFISKELNIDASEVESLLVSCILDSTVRGRIDQVNQVLELDKKSLCAARYNALDKWTNQLQSLHVAVVNKMS, encoded by the exons ATGTCGGATGGCGAAGACGACTTTATGtgcgaggacgaggaggactACGGTCTG GAGTACTCGGAAGATTCGAACTCTGAACCCGATGTAGACCTAGAGAATCAATATTACAACAGTAAAGCATTGAAGGAAGATGATCCGAAGGCTGCATTGCAAAGTTTTCAGAAAGTTTTGGACCTGGAAGGTGGAGATAAAGGGGAATGGGGCTTTAAGGCTCTGAAACaaatgattaaaataaattttaaactg TCCAACTACAAAGAGATGATGACCCGTTACAAGCAGCTTTTAACTTACATTAAAAGTGCCGTGACCAGAAATCACTCtgaaaaatctataaattCAATATTGGATTATATTAGCACTTCGAAAAAC ATGGAATTGTTGCAAGACTTTTATGAGACTACACTAGATGCTTTGAAAGATGCAAAGAACGATCGTCTCTGGTTCAAGACAAACACAAAGCTTGGAAAGCTCTACTTCGACCGTTCGGATTTTAACAAATTAGCAAAAATACTGAAACAGCTTCATCAGAGTTGTCAG ACAGACGAGGGAGAGGATGACCTGAAAAAAGGAACCCAGTTGTTAGAAATCTACGCCTTGGAAATCCAAATGTACACTGCtcagaaaaacaacaaaaaacttaAAACTCTTTACGAACAAAGTCTGCATATTAAAAGCGCCATCCCCCATCCCCTTATAATGGGCGTCATCAGAG AGTGCGGAGGTAAGATGCACTTGAGGGAGGGCGAGTTTGAGCGAGCTCACACAGACTTTTTTGAAGCTTTTAAGAACTACGATGAGTCAGGATCCCCAAGACGGACCACGTGCTTAAAGTATTTGGTCCTTGCAAACAT GCTTATGAAGTCTGGGATTAATCCTTTCGACTCGCAGGAAGCTAAGCCGTACAAAAATGATCCGGAGATACTTGCTATGACTAATCTCGTTGTCAGCTATCAAAATAATGACATCAATCAGTTTGAATCAATCCTCAAACAGAACCGAAATAATATTATGGATGATCCATTCATCAGAGAACACATAGAAGACCTGCTTCGAAATATCAGGACACAG GTTCTCATCAAACTGATAAAGCCGTACACGAGGATTCACATACCCTTCATTAGCAAAGAATTAAACATCGACGCTTCTGAAGTAGAGAGTCTCTTGGTCTCCTGTATTCTGGATAGCACCGTACGCGGCCGTATAGATCAG GTGAATCAGGTTCTCGAATTGGACAAAAAGTCGCTTTGCGCCGCTCGTTACAACGCACTTGATAAATGGACGAACCAGTTACAGTCCCTGCACGTAGCGGTAGTGAACAAAATGTCGTAG